Genomic window (Chryseobacterium sp. H1D6B):
AATATTCTGTGGAATATCCTGTTACCAATTCAGATTCACATTCTGGTAAATCAAAAGGGTGACGGTTGGTCTCTGCTAATGCAGACACGAAGAATATTAAAAAGGCGAGAGGCTGGTAAAAGATGTTCCAGTTCATCCCGTCAATATGAATAAGTCCCCAAAGCTTTCCAGCAGTCTGCGTTTCAGTAATTACTTTTAAATCTAAACTTCCCGTCATCATAATGATAGAAAGTAAAGCTAATCCCATTGCTAATTCATAAGAAATCATCTGGGAAGAAGCACGGATAGCACCTAATAATGAATATTTGTTGTTTGATGCCCATCCACCGATCATAATTCCGTAAACCCCGATGGAAGCCATTCCGATGATAAAAAGTACACCAACATCAATGTTAGCAACCTGTAAATCAAAAGAAGTTCCTCCGATATTTAAACTTTTACCCCAAGGAATAACAGCTCCGGTAATTAATGAAATAAACATTACTAAAGCTGGCCCTAATACAAACAGAAATTTTTCTGCATTAGCCGGGGTAAAATCTTCTTTAAAGAAAAATTTCCCACCATCAGCAAGAGGCTGCAGAAGTCCAAAAGGTCCTGCTCTGTTGGGTCCGATTCTATCCTGCATAATAGAGGCCACTTTTCTTTCCGCCCAAGTAGAGTAGGCCGCTATCGTTAATGATAACAAGAAAAGAGCTAGTACAAGTATAAGTTTAAATGTAATTAAATCCATTTTATTTTTAAAGATGTTAGATATGAGATGTCAGGTACTAGATATAAGATAAATTCTGATGTCTGGAGTCTGAGATCTAATGTCTTTAGTTAAAATTATTTTTCGTCTTTTTCACTGATTTCTTTCGCCATAGGATTGTCTAAAACTCTTAGTTCATCCTTAGGTTTTTCGTAATGATTCAGTGAAATTACAGAATGTCTGTCGATATGTCTAGGACCTTCAATATTCCAGTCTTTCAGTTCTTTTCTTTCGAAACGGCATGTATCACAGATGAATTCTTCAACTTCTCCCCACTGGTCTTTTCTGGCAGTCACTCTTAGAACTTCATCACCTTTCATCCAGACTACAGCTTTTCCAGAACATTTATCACATTTACAGCTTGCATTCATCGGGTTTGTAAACCAAACTCTGCTTGCAAAACGTGAAGTTCTG
Coding sequences:
- the nuoH gene encoding NADH-quinone oxidoreductase subunit NuoH yields the protein MDLITFKLILVLALFLLSLTIAAYSTWAERKVASIMQDRIGPNRAGPFGLLQPLADGGKFFFKEDFTPANAEKFLFVLGPALVMFISLITGAVIPWGKSLNIGGTSFDLQVANIDVGVLFIIGMASIGVYGIMIGGWASNNKYSLLGAIRASSQMISYELAMGLALLSIIMMTGSLDLKVITETQTAGKLWGLIHIDGMNWNIFYQPLAFLIFFVSALAETNRHPFDLPECESELVTGYSTEYSSMKLGLYMFGEYVNMFISNAFIVVLFFGGYNYPGIEWVTQHWGENTAGILSVVAFLSKTVIGILIFMWIRWTLPRFRYDQLMHLGWKTLIPLALVNLVITGAVILAFGS